The proteins below are encoded in one region of Apodemus sylvaticus chromosome 13, mApoSyl1.1, whole genome shotgun sequence:
- the Mppe1 gene encoding metallophosphoesterase 1 isoform X2, translated as MQMPTWSLGTQLGLGVAFFKSNFWAGDMALLRWGLRRQNFHPLRRRRALLLKLTVVVISVLLFCEYFIYYLVLFRCGWPEVKTLAHGGSQEPVLKAMFLADTHLLGEIRGHWLDKLRREWQMERAFQTALWLLQPEVVFILGDIFDEGKWSSAQAWADDVQRFQRMFRHGSQVQLKVVIGNHDVGFHYQMSKYRTKRFEKVFGSERLFSLKGVNFVMVNSVAMEGDGCAICSEEEAELREISRKLNCSQEVPGSNQCDREPRLPLSAPVLLQHYPLYRASDANCSGEDAAPPEERNVPFEEKYDVLSREASQKLLWWLRPRLVLSGHTHSACEVHHPGGTPEVSVPSFSWRNRNNPSFIMGSLTSRDYALSKCYLPYEDTVLTTYGAAAGFLMILVLVHFDHLPSCFLCGWKLCRLHVRR; from the exons ATGCAGATGCCCACGTGGAGTCTTGGAACCCAACTTGGCCTAGGAGTAGCATTCTTTAAAAG CAACTTCTGGGCAGGAGACATGGCTCTGCTCAGATGGGGACTGAGAAGACAGAACTTCCATCcgttgaggaggaggagagcgtTGCTGCTGAAACTCACAGTCGTCGTCATCTCTGTGCTTCTGTTTTGTGAATATTTCATCTATTACCTGGTCCTCTTCCGGTGTGGTTGGCCTGAGGTGAAGACCCTAGCCCATGGCGGTAGTCAGGAGCCTGTACTGAAAGCCATGTTTCTAGCCGACACTCACTTACTCGGGGAGATAAGAGGGCACTGGCTGGACAAATTACGAAG ggaGTGGCAAATGGAGAGAGCTTTTCAGACAGCTCTGTGGTTGCTGCAACCGGAAGTCGTCTTCATTTTGGGGGACATCTTTGACGAAGGGAAGTGGAGTTCCGCCCAG GCCTGGGCAGACGACGTGCAGAGGTTTCAGAGGATGTTCAGACACGGCAGCCAGGTGCAGCTGAAGGTGGTCATTGGCAATCATGACGTTGGCTTCCACTACCA GATGAGTAAATACAGAACAAAGCGATTTGAGAAAGTGTTCGGCTCTGAAAGACTGTTCTCTCTGAAAGGAGTTAA CTTTGTCATGGTCAATAGCGTCGCAATGGAAGGGGATGGTTGTGCCATATGCTCTGAAGAGGAagctgaactcagagagatctctCGTAAACTGAATTGCTCCCAAGAG GTGCCGGGATCCAACCAGTGTGACCGTGAGCCGCGGCTCCCCTTGTCCGCCCCCGTGTTGCTGCAG CACTACCCACTCTACCGGGCCAGCGATGCCAATTGTTCTGGTGAAGATGCGGCTCCTCCAGAGGAAAGGAACGTCCCCTTTGAGGAGAAATATGATGTTCTTTCTCGGGAAGCCTCACAAAAG CTGTTGTGGTGGCTCCGGCCTCGCCTGGTCCTGAGTGGCCACACGCACAGTGCCTGTGAGGTGCACCATCCCGGAGGAACTCCGGAGGTGAGCGTCCCATCCTTCAGTTGGAGGAACAGAAACAACCCAAGCTTCATCATG GGCAGCCTGACATCCAGAGATTACGCTCTCTCCAAGTGCTACCTCCCGTATGAGGACACGGTGCTGACCACGTACGGCGCAGCAGCTGGCTTCCTCATGATCCTCGTCTTGGTTCACTTTGACCATCTGCCCTCATGTTTTCTGTGTGGTTGGAAACTGTGCAGGCTGCACGTGAGGCGATGA
- the Mppe1 gene encoding metallophosphoesterase 1 isoform X1, with the protein MQMPTWSLGTQLGLGVAFFKSNFWAGDMALLRWGLRRQNFHPLRRRRALLLKLTVVVISVLLFCEYFIYYLVLFRCGWPEVKTLAHGGSQEPVLKAMFLADTHLLGEIRGHWLDKLRREWQMERAFQTALWLLQPEVVFILGDIFDEGKWSSAQAWADDVQRFQRMFRHGSQVQLKVVIGNHDVGFHYQMSKYRTKRFEKVFGSERLFSLKGVNFVMVNSVAMEGDGCAICSEEEAELREISRKLNCSQEQVPGSNQCDREPRLPLSAPVLLQHYPLYRASDANCSGEDAAPPEERNVPFEEKYDVLSREASQKLLWWLRPRLVLSGHTHSACEVHHPGGTPEVSVPSFSWRNRNNPSFIMGSLTSRDYALSKCYLPYEDTVLTTYGAAAGFLMILVLVHFDHLPSCFLCGWKLCRLHVRR; encoded by the exons ATGCAGATGCCCACGTGGAGTCTTGGAACCCAACTTGGCCTAGGAGTAGCATTCTTTAAAAG CAACTTCTGGGCAGGAGACATGGCTCTGCTCAGATGGGGACTGAGAAGACAGAACTTCCATCcgttgaggaggaggagagcgtTGCTGCTGAAACTCACAGTCGTCGTCATCTCTGTGCTTCTGTTTTGTGAATATTTCATCTATTACCTGGTCCTCTTCCGGTGTGGTTGGCCTGAGGTGAAGACCCTAGCCCATGGCGGTAGTCAGGAGCCTGTACTGAAAGCCATGTTTCTAGCCGACACTCACTTACTCGGGGAGATAAGAGGGCACTGGCTGGACAAATTACGAAG ggaGTGGCAAATGGAGAGAGCTTTTCAGACAGCTCTGTGGTTGCTGCAACCGGAAGTCGTCTTCATTTTGGGGGACATCTTTGACGAAGGGAAGTGGAGTTCCGCCCAG GCCTGGGCAGACGACGTGCAGAGGTTTCAGAGGATGTTCAGACACGGCAGCCAGGTGCAGCTGAAGGTGGTCATTGGCAATCATGACGTTGGCTTCCACTACCA GATGAGTAAATACAGAACAAAGCGATTTGAGAAAGTGTTCGGCTCTGAAAGACTGTTCTCTCTGAAAGGAGTTAA CTTTGTCATGGTCAATAGCGTCGCAATGGAAGGGGATGGTTGTGCCATATGCTCTGAAGAGGAagctgaactcagagagatctctCGTAAACTGAATTGCTCCCAAGAG CAGGTGCCGGGATCCAACCAGTGTGACCGTGAGCCGCGGCTCCCCTTGTCCGCCCCCGTGTTGCTGCAG CACTACCCACTCTACCGGGCCAGCGATGCCAATTGTTCTGGTGAAGATGCGGCTCCTCCAGAGGAAAGGAACGTCCCCTTTGAGGAGAAATATGATGTTCTTTCTCGGGAAGCCTCACAAAAG CTGTTGTGGTGGCTCCGGCCTCGCCTGGTCCTGAGTGGCCACACGCACAGTGCCTGTGAGGTGCACCATCCCGGAGGAACTCCGGAGGTGAGCGTCCCATCCTTCAGTTGGAGGAACAGAAACAACCCAAGCTTCATCATG GGCAGCCTGACATCCAGAGATTACGCTCTCTCCAAGTGCTACCTCCCGTATGAGGACACGGTGCTGACCACGTACGGCGCAGCAGCTGGCTTCCTCATGATCCTCGTCTTGGTTCACTTTGACCATCTGCCCTCATGTTTTCTGTGTGGTTGGAAACTGTGCAGGCTGCACGTGAGGCGATGA
- the Mppe1 gene encoding metallophosphoesterase 1 isoform X3, translating into MALLRWGLRRQNFHPLRRRRALLLKLTVVVISVLLFCEYFIYYLVLFRCGWPEVKTLAHGGSQEPVLKAMFLADTHLLGEIRGHWLDKLRREWQMERAFQTALWLLQPEVVFILGDIFDEGKWSSAQAWADDVQRFQRMFRHGSQVQLKVVIGNHDVGFHYQMSKYRTKRFEKVFGSERLFSLKGVNFVMVNSVAMEGDGCAICSEEEAELREISRKLNCSQEQVPGSNQCDREPRLPLSAPVLLQHYPLYRASDANCSGEDAAPPEERNVPFEEKYDVLSREASQKLLWWLRPRLVLSGHTHSACEVHHPGGTPEVSVPSFSWRNRNNPSFIMGSLTSRDYALSKCYLPYEDTVLTTYGAAAGFLMILVLVHFDHLPSCFLCGWKLCRLHVRR; encoded by the exons ATGGCTCTGCTCAGATGGGGACTGAGAAGACAGAACTTCCATCcgttgaggaggaggagagcgtTGCTGCTGAAACTCACAGTCGTCGTCATCTCTGTGCTTCTGTTTTGTGAATATTTCATCTATTACCTGGTCCTCTTCCGGTGTGGTTGGCCTGAGGTGAAGACCCTAGCCCATGGCGGTAGTCAGGAGCCTGTACTGAAAGCCATGTTTCTAGCCGACACTCACTTACTCGGGGAGATAAGAGGGCACTGGCTGGACAAATTACGAAG ggaGTGGCAAATGGAGAGAGCTTTTCAGACAGCTCTGTGGTTGCTGCAACCGGAAGTCGTCTTCATTTTGGGGGACATCTTTGACGAAGGGAAGTGGAGTTCCGCCCAG GCCTGGGCAGACGACGTGCAGAGGTTTCAGAGGATGTTCAGACACGGCAGCCAGGTGCAGCTGAAGGTGGTCATTGGCAATCATGACGTTGGCTTCCACTACCA GATGAGTAAATACAGAACAAAGCGATTTGAGAAAGTGTTCGGCTCTGAAAGACTGTTCTCTCTGAAAGGAGTTAA CTTTGTCATGGTCAATAGCGTCGCAATGGAAGGGGATGGTTGTGCCATATGCTCTGAAGAGGAagctgaactcagagagatctctCGTAAACTGAATTGCTCCCAAGAG CAGGTGCCGGGATCCAACCAGTGTGACCGTGAGCCGCGGCTCCCCTTGTCCGCCCCCGTGTTGCTGCAG CACTACCCACTCTACCGGGCCAGCGATGCCAATTGTTCTGGTGAAGATGCGGCTCCTCCAGAGGAAAGGAACGTCCCCTTTGAGGAGAAATATGATGTTCTTTCTCGGGAAGCCTCACAAAAG CTGTTGTGGTGGCTCCGGCCTCGCCTGGTCCTGAGTGGCCACACGCACAGTGCCTGTGAGGTGCACCATCCCGGAGGAACTCCGGAGGTGAGCGTCCCATCCTTCAGTTGGAGGAACAGAAACAACCCAAGCTTCATCATG GGCAGCCTGACATCCAGAGATTACGCTCTCTCCAAGTGCTACCTCCCGTATGAGGACACGGTGCTGACCACGTACGGCGCAGCAGCTGGCTTCCTCATGATCCTCGTCTTGGTTCACTTTGACCATCTGCCCTCATGTTTTCTGTGTGGTTGGAAACTGTGCAGGCTGCACGTGAGGCGATGA